A genomic segment from Spongiibacter sp. IMCC21906 encodes:
- a CDS encoding TonB-dependent receptor has translation MNNFRKKNPIVLGIASAVMLSTNVYAAPALEEVIVTANKRAENINDVGLSISAVTGDQMAEQKLTSLEEITSVVPGLVFSSSTSNTPIFTLRGIGFNEQSLGAYPATSLYIDEAPMPFPVLASHAAYDLERVEVLKGPQGILFGQNSTGGAINFITAKPGQEFEAGGDVSIGNYSRKELNGFVSGPVTDTLGARFAFTSLQADEWQKSASRNDENGAQDYFAGRLVLEFTPTDRSSYLFNINAWQDDSDPQAQQYVAYNPAIKVDAATGNPPGTLAAIEAQPFTDEDTEAADWSPFIDPSSERDYLQLVGRGDWDLNDEITLTALTTYQDFEQEQSTDGDGLPLELFDLSPSHGAIDTWISEIRLSSVNATSKWVIGANFEESNTSEDQTLNYIDSTNYTDQNAYIHRSGIALDQEISTYAFFGNLDYSLTDQLTVKVGARYTDSTIDVNSCNYAAANAPGSIDVGDGANTATLFNTLGNALGTVPFTPIGINGCYTLNDNGVPGDPYVDELNEDNVSWRLGADYILTDDTLVYVNFSKGFKSGSYPALAAANFFQLDPVTQESVQAYEIGFKSSLRDNSVQLNAAAFYYDYKDKQLRTKVLDPIFGFLDTLDNVPKTEIYGFEADVTAQLTERLRLSAAFTYLQSEVKDYQGVSFTSEAVTDGSGALVLATGLEDFSGDPIPFTPELTYMLDAEYTIPLAGGADVYAGVNINGQSESDAAFGGSRLSYTAAQMSAGAKAITPKFNEMEAYSVVNARLGYRSEDGKWRVTLWGKNIFDEYYTTNVIASSDTSARFIGRSRTFGLTVGYSY, from the coding sequence ATGAATAACTTTCGTAAAAAGAACCCCATTGTATTGGGTATTGCCAGTGCAGTGATGTTATCTACAAATGTCTATGCTGCACCTGCACTTGAAGAGGTTATCGTTACGGCCAATAAACGAGCAGAAAATATCAACGACGTAGGCCTTTCCATTTCTGCAGTGACCGGCGATCAAATGGCGGAGCAGAAGCTGACCTCTCTGGAAGAGATCACCTCAGTGGTGCCGGGTCTGGTATTCTCCTCAAGCACATCTAATACGCCCATCTTTACGCTTCGTGGTATCGGTTTTAATGAGCAAAGTCTGGGCGCCTATCCGGCAACGAGCCTATATATAGATGAAGCGCCAATGCCGTTTCCCGTGTTGGCCAGCCATGCGGCATATGATCTGGAGAGGGTTGAAGTTTTGAAAGGCCCGCAAGGTATTCTTTTTGGCCAGAATTCAACCGGTGGTGCCATTAACTTTATTACAGCAAAACCCGGTCAAGAGTTTGAAGCTGGCGGGGATGTTTCTATCGGTAACTATTCTCGAAAAGAATTGAATGGTTTTGTGAGTGGTCCAGTTACCGACACCCTGGGCGCGCGTTTTGCGTTCACGTCTTTGCAAGCCGATGAATGGCAAAAAAGTGCCAGCCGGAATGATGAAAACGGCGCCCAGGATTATTTCGCTGGCCGCTTGGTTCTGGAATTTACACCAACTGACCGCTCTAGTTATTTGTTTAATATCAATGCCTGGCAAGATGACAGTGATCCACAAGCCCAGCAATATGTTGCTTATAACCCGGCAATCAAAGTTGATGCTGCCACGGGTAATCCTCCCGGCACATTGGCGGCCATTGAAGCGCAACCTTTTACTGATGAAGACACCGAAGCAGCAGATTGGTCTCCCTTTATTGACCCTTCATCTGAGCGAGATTATTTACAGTTGGTTGGTCGAGGCGATTGGGACCTGAATGATGAGATCACGTTGACGGCCTTAACCACCTATCAGGATTTTGAACAGGAACAGTCCACAGACGGTGATGGTTTGCCATTGGAATTGTTTGACTTGTCTCCCAGCCACGGCGCCATTGATACTTGGATTAGTGAAATCCGTTTGTCGTCGGTTAATGCAACCAGCAAGTGGGTGATTGGGGCTAATTTTGAAGAAAGTAACACCTCTGAAGACCAAACCCTTAACTACATCGACTCTACCAACTACACCGATCAAAACGCCTATATTCACAGAAGCGGTATTGCGTTAGACCAAGAGATTTCAACCTACGCTTTTTTTGGCAACCTAGACTACAGCCTGACTGATCAGCTTACCGTTAAGGTGGGTGCGCGTTATACCGATTCCACCATCGACGTAAATAGTTGCAACTATGCGGCGGCCAATGCACCGGGATCAATTGATGTAGGCGATGGTGCCAACACGGCTACACTGTTTAACACTTTGGGTAATGCTCTAGGCACGGTGCCATTCACACCCATCGGCATCAATGGTTGCTATACCCTCAATGATAATGGTGTACCTGGCGACCCCTATGTTGACGAGCTGAATGAAGACAATGTGTCATGGCGTTTGGGTGCAGACTACATTCTCACCGATGACACACTGGTCTACGTTAACTTCTCCAAGGGGTTTAAATCGGGAAGCTATCCCGCCCTGGCTGCGGCAAACTTTTTCCAGCTGGATCCTGTAACACAGGAATCTGTTCAGGCCTATGAAATTGGTTTTAAAAGCTCATTGAGAGATAACTCTGTACAGCTAAATGCGGCGGCCTTTTATTATGACTATAAAGATAAGCAGCTGAGAACCAAAGTGCTTGATCCTATCTTTGGTTTCCTCGATACCTTGGACAATGTACCCAAAACAGAGATCTACGGTTTTGAAGCGGATGTGACTGCACAGCTAACTGAGCGACTCCGCCTTTCGGCTGCATTTACATACTTGCAATCAGAAGTTAAAGATTATCAAGGTGTGAGCTTTACCAGTGAAGCAGTAACAGATGGCAGTGGTGCCTTGGTATTGGCGACAGGTTTAGAAGACTTCTCTGGCGACCCAATCCCCTTTACGCCTGAGCTGACGTATATGCTGGATGCGGAATATACCATCCCCTTAGCGGGCGGTGCGGATGTCTATGCGGGTGTCAATATCAATGGTCAATCAGAATCGGATGCAGCCTTTGGTGGTAGCCGGCTGAGTTATACCGCCGCACAAATGAGCGCGGGTGCTAAAGCGATTACGCCAAAATTTAACGAGATGGAGGCTTACAGCGTTGTGAATGCACGCTTGGGTTACCGCTCTGAAGATGGAAAATGGCGTGTCACCCTGTGGGGTAAAAACATCTTTGATGAGTATTACACCACCAACGTTATTGCTTCCTCAGATACTTCTGCACGGTTCATCGGTCGCTCAAGAACATTCGGTTTGACGGTAGGTTACAGCTACTAA
- a CDS encoding response regulator transcription factor, with translation MNNYNFELSNHSHSQKILHRSKADGISLFIFDKRQQDDQAVNFLYQRYTKPEAMDDYRLRLYKVDSFLQKMAEPGALKNAEVAVKTKQNIQSNQLPSTNDPTSIYWRGLGNYGYRQTACMIHPLSKNLQLIIGMQMLQPRKNLQVEQALSAMEDWISDSSDYILEHSINALKNNHVVVSPLHDLETVAEGISPREQQVVFEILQGKSNKQIADSLSLSYYTVENHLRRIYKKFGVHSRTALIAILRS, from the coding sequence ATGAACAATTATAATTTTGAACTCAGTAATCACAGTCACAGCCAAAAGATACTTCATCGTTCTAAGGCTGATGGGATATCGCTGTTTATTTTTGACAAACGCCAGCAAGATGATCAGGCGGTCAATTTTCTATACCAACGGTATACCAAGCCAGAGGCAATGGATGACTATCGTCTTCGTCTATACAAAGTCGATTCCTTTCTTCAAAAAATGGCCGAGCCCGGCGCACTTAAAAACGCAGAAGTTGCGGTTAAAACAAAACAGAACATCCAATCCAATCAATTGCCTAGCACTAACGACCCTACCAGTATTTATTGGCGTGGCCTTGGTAATTATGGCTATCGCCAAACTGCCTGCATGATCCACCCACTCAGTAAAAATCTGCAACTAATCATTGGAATGCAGATGCTACAACCACGGAAAAATCTCCAAGTTGAGCAAGCCTTATCTGCCATGGAGGATTGGATCTCCGACAGCAGTGATTATATCTTGGAGCATTCAATCAATGCCCTAAAGAACAATCATGTGGTGGTTTCCCCGCTACACGATCTAGAGACTGTCGCCGAGGGCATTAGCCCGAGAGAACAACAGGTTGTTTTTGAGATATTGCAAGGAAAGAGTAATAAGCAGATTGCAGACTCACTGTCCTTATCCTATTACACCGTAGAGAATCATTTACGCCGAATTTACAAAAAATTTGGTGTGCATAGCCGTACCGCTCTTATTGCTATTCTCAGGTCATGA
- a CDS encoding SIS domain-containing protein yields the protein MRPRNVIRAIETARDSLRRSERLVADYILANQREVIHMRIVDLAQEAHVSEPTVVRFCRAVGCDGFQNFKLSLAQHLAHSPEYEAFTFTDEDSARQYTFKVFDATMEAMKKVRDAIELDAVEKAVELLSNARRVEFYGFGASAAVASDAQHNFFRLQISASVYSDPHMQAMSAMSLHSHDVVVAISQSGRTRALLDVIKLAQNNGAPVIALAPSGTPVADASDVPIYIDLDRDGGNYTPLPSRLAHMAVLDILTVGIATNKKGLREHLATIEEGLQALRLEAKD from the coding sequence TTGAGACCCAGAAATGTCATTCGCGCTATTGAAACTGCCAGAGACTCACTGCGTCGCAGTGAGCGATTGGTGGCGGATTATATTTTGGCCAATCAGCGTGAAGTGATCCATATGCGCATTGTGGACTTGGCCCAAGAGGCGCATGTCAGTGAGCCCACGGTGGTGCGGTTTTGCCGAGCGGTGGGCTGCGATGGTTTTCAGAATTTCAAACTTTCTTTGGCTCAACACCTCGCTCATAGCCCCGAGTACGAAGCCTTTACCTTCACCGATGAAGACAGTGCTCGCCAGTACACCTTTAAAGTGTTTGACGCGACTATGGAGGCAATGAAGAAGGTTCGAGACGCCATTGAATTAGATGCGGTCGAGAAAGCGGTGGAGCTATTGTCCAATGCCCGGCGGGTGGAATTTTATGGCTTTGGTGCCTCGGCCGCGGTGGCCAGCGATGCTCAGCACAACTTTTTTCGCCTGCAGATCAGTGCCAGTGTTTATTCTGACCCGCATATGCAAGCGATGTCGGCTATGTCATTACACAGCCACGATGTGGTGGTGGCTATCTCCCAATCGGGCCGCACCCGGGCATTGTTAGATGTGATCAAGCTGGCGCAGAACAATGGCGCCCCGGTGATCGCCTTAGCCCCAAGCGGCACGCCAGTTGCGGATGCCAGCGATGTGCCGATTTATATTGATCTCGATAGAGACGGCGGCAACTACACGCCGTTGCCCTCGCGCTTGGCCCATATGGCGGTGTTGGATATCCTGACGGTGGGGATTGCCACCAATAAAAAAGGACTTCGCGAACATTTAGCCACGATAGAGGAAGGGCTGCAGGCGCTGCGATTAGAAGCTAAGGACTAA
- the uvrD gene encoding DNA helicase II has translation MDVSYILDDLNDAQRDAVTADSPGTLVLAGAGSGKTRVLVHRIAWKIQVENLSPYSILAVTFTNKAAKEMRGRIESLLGTGLHGGMWVGTFHGLAHRLLKAHAPEAKLPDNFQILDSDDQLRLLKRIHKELSLDDARWPPRQSCYFINGHKDEGRRAAHIDDAGGDLYIKTMLQVYRRYEEICLQQGVVDFAELLLRALELWRDNPAVLDHYQQRFKHVLVDEFQDTNAVQYAWLRLLAGKGMAITAVGDDDQSIYGWRGARIENIQQFSKDFSDTQIVRLEQNYRSTANILQAANAVIVNNSQRLGKELWTSGEEGDKIVLFSAFNEQDEARYITDRIESLLKEDYRRSDIGILYRSNAQSRVLEEFLIRAGLPYRIYGGQRFYDRLEIKNALAYLRLIALRDDDTAVERIINTPTRGIGNRTVEILRDYARQHQLSLWKAAAAIVQQDLLAARASNALRNFLSLIENLAQQTQEMGLDAQVDHIIEHSGLIPFHEKEKGEKGQARVENLHELVSAARSYQAEDEEADILRQFLDDAALDAGDKQADEHEDCVQLMTLHSAKGLEFPVVFIAGVEENLFPHKMSMEDPIRLEEERRLAYVGITRAEQKLFLTYAESRRLHGQENFNSLSRFIREIPNELIDEVRINNTVSRPSSFASSTISQQAAADSGIALGQRVLHSIFGAGIVLSFEGQGASARVQVNFEDEGSKWLVLQYAKLELL, from the coding sequence ATGGACGTATCTTATATTCTCGATGATCTCAACGATGCCCAGCGCGACGCGGTAACAGCCGATAGCCCCGGCACCCTAGTGCTTGCCGGTGCCGGCAGTGGCAAAACCCGTGTGCTGGTACACCGCATTGCCTGGAAGATTCAGGTCGAAAACCTGTCACCCTACAGCATTCTTGCCGTGACCTTTACCAATAAGGCTGCCAAGGAAATGCGGGGCCGCATTGAATCACTGCTGGGCACTGGCTTGCATGGCGGTATGTGGGTGGGCACCTTTCACGGTCTGGCTCACCGCTTACTAAAGGCCCACGCACCTGAGGCCAAACTGCCTGATAACTTTCAGATCTTGGACAGCGACGATCAGCTACGGTTGCTAAAGCGTATTCACAAAGAGCTGAGCCTTGATGACGCGCGCTGGCCACCCCGGCAATCTTGCTATTTTATCAACGGCCACAAAGATGAAGGCCGTCGAGCCGCGCATATCGATGATGCCGGTGGCGATCTGTATATCAAAACCATGCTGCAAGTTTATCGCCGCTATGAAGAGATCTGCCTACAACAAGGCGTGGTGGATTTTGCCGAGCTGCTGCTGCGGGCATTAGAGCTATGGCGAGATAACCCCGCTGTGCTGGATCATTATCAACAGCGGTTTAAACACGTGCTGGTAGACGAGTTTCAAGACACCAACGCGGTTCAGTATGCTTGGCTGCGACTGCTAGCGGGTAAGGGCATGGCCATTACCGCAGTTGGTGACGACGACCAGTCGATTTATGGCTGGCGTGGGGCGCGAATTGAAAATATTCAGCAGTTCTCCAAAGACTTCAGCGATACGCAAATTGTGCGGCTGGAACAAAACTACCGCTCCACCGCGAATATTCTACAGGCTGCCAACGCGGTTATTGTCAATAACAGCCAGCGGCTGGGCAAAGAGCTGTGGACCAGTGGTGAAGAAGGCGACAAGATCGTGCTCTTCTCTGCCTTTAATGAGCAGGACGAAGCCCGCTATATTACCGATCGCATTGAGTCCCTACTGAAAGAAGATTACCGACGTTCAGACATTGGTATTCTCTACCGCAGCAACGCCCAATCCCGGGTACTGGAAGAATTCCTGATTCGGGCCGGGCTACCCTATCGCATCTATGGCGGTCAGCGATTCTATGATCGTTTAGAAATTAAAAACGCCTTAGCGTATTTGCGGCTAATCGCCCTGCGAGATGATGACACGGCAGTGGAGCGCATCATTAACACGCCCACCCGCGGCATTGGCAACCGCACCGTAGAAATTCTTCGGGATTACGCCCGTCAACATCAATTATCGTTGTGGAAGGCTGCCGCTGCCATTGTCCAACAAGACCTGCTCGCCGCCAGAGCCAGCAATGCCCTGCGTAACTTTCTGTCCTTAATCGAAAACTTAGCTCAACAAACCCAAGAAATGGGGCTGGATGCACAAGTCGATCACATCATTGAACATTCCGGCCTGATTCCCTTTCACGAGAAAGAAAAAGGCGAAAAAGGCCAGGCCCGGGTAGAAAACCTCCATGAGCTGGTCAGCGCTGCCCGTAGCTATCAGGCCGAAGACGAAGAAGCCGACATCCTCCGCCAGTTTCTGGACGATGCCGCGCTGGATGCCGGCGACAAACAAGCTGACGAGCACGAAGACTGTGTGCAGCTCATGACGCTGCACTCGGCCAAAGGTTTGGAGTTTCCCGTGGTCTTTATCGCCGGGGTGGAAGAAAACCTCTTTCCCCACAAAATGTCGATGGAAGACCCCATACGTTTAGAGGAGGAGCGCCGACTGGCCTATGTTGGCATTACCCGAGCTGAACAAAAACTGTTTCTGACTTACGCCGAATCCCGTCGTCTGCACGGCCAGGAAAATTTCAACAGCCTCTCTCGCTTTATCCGTGAAATCCCCAACGAGCTTATTGACGAAGTGCGTATAAACAATACCGTTAGTCGCCCCAGCAGTTTTGCCAGCTCAACCATTTCTCAGCAAGCCGCCGCTGACAGTGGTATTGCCTTAGGCCAACGGGTTTTACACAGTATTTTTGGGGCTGGCATCGTCCTCAGCTTTGAAGGCCAAGGCGCCAGCGCCCGGGTACAAGTCAATTTTGAAGATGAAGGTAGCAAGTGGCTGGTGCTGCAATACGCCAAGCTAGAACTGCTTTAG
- a CDS encoding PaaI family thioesterase, translated as MMVTVAQLNRFLAEEFPQSKCVVETLGKLSAVIRYPVGEAELRPGGTVSGPVMMAAADLALYAAILGTIGIVPLTVTTSLTFNFLRKPSAERDIIAHCELLKCGKTLAVGNVLIYSEGDEAVVAQASGTYAIPPKQATQSNH; from the coding sequence ATGATGGTCACAGTAGCGCAGCTAAACCGCTTTCTTGCAGAAGAATTTCCGCAAAGTAAATGTGTGGTAGAAACGCTGGGAAAGCTGAGCGCGGTTATTCGCTACCCGGTTGGTGAGGCTGAACTTCGACCCGGTGGAACCGTGTCTGGACCAGTGATGATGGCGGCGGCAGACTTGGCTTTATATGCCGCCATTCTCGGCACGATTGGTATTGTGCCTCTGACCGTGACCACCAGCCTAACTTTTAATTTTTTGCGAAAGCCTTCGGCTGAGCGGGATATTATAGCCCATTGCGAATTGCTCAAATGCGGTAAAACCTTGGCGGTAGGAAACGTGCTGATTTATTCGGAAGGGGATGAGGCAGTGGTTGCTCAGGCGTCCGGCACTTATGCCATTCCGCCCAAGCAAGCCACTCAATCAAACCACTGA
- a CDS encoding acyl-CoA thioesterase: MRDIDDTPLPTGELAIQTLAMPADTNANGDIFGGWLMSQMDLAGGITAGRRAGGRVATVAVEGMAFLTPVSVGSVVSCYTEIVDVGRSSIRIRVEVWITDKDHHDPAKVTEGDFIFVAIDDNGRTRSVV, translated from the coding sequence ATGCGTGACATCGATGATACTCCACTCCCTACGGGCGAGTTGGCCATACAAACACTCGCCATGCCGGCAGATACCAATGCCAATGGTGATATTTTTGGTGGTTGGTTGATGTCACAAATGGATTTGGCGGGAGGCATTACCGCTGGCCGTCGCGCGGGTGGCCGAGTGGCAACCGTTGCGGTGGAAGGCATGGCTTTTTTGACGCCAGTCAGCGTTGGCTCGGTAGTGAGCTGCTATACCGAAATTGTTGATGTGGGTCGCAGCTCAATCCGGATTCGAGTAGAAGTGTGGATCACTGACAAAGACCACCATGACCCAGCTAAGGTCACCGAAGGCGATTTTATCTTTGTGGCAATTGATGATAATGGCCGCACTCGTTCAGTGGTTTGA
- a CDS encoding TRAP transporter large permease subunit, protein MLMEYMPLLMFVAICLVLLLGYPVAFSLAGTAMLFAGIGIVAGHFDPSFLAALPNRLFGIINNSTLIAVPLFVLMGVLLEKSRLAEELLGNMAALFGRRPGGLGFSVILVGMLLAASTGIVGATVVTMGLLSLPTMLARGYDSRLATGAICATGTLGQIIPPSIALVLLGDTLSSAYQQAQLDMGVFSPKTLSVGDLFIGALVPGFILVGLYLGYMFWVSFRQPERVPPASDLNPPPLFDIIKGLLPPILLIFTVLGSILLGAATPTEAAGVGALGAAILAVAKRQLNWARLAEVSRDTLKVTCMVFMILVGAAVFSLVFRGFGGDELIEAFFADLPGGVVAATLIVMLVIFLLGFILDFIEITFVVVPIVGPILLAMGVDPIWLGIMIALNLQTSFLTPPFGFALFYLRGVAPVSVRTSDIYRGVIPFIIMQLLMLLVLAKWPQLATWLPAWVRG, encoded by the coding sequence ATGTTAATGGAATATATGCCGTTATTAATGTTTGTTGCCATTTGCCTGGTGTTGCTGCTGGGCTATCCGGTGGCATTTAGCCTGGCAGGTACGGCTATGCTGTTTGCCGGCATAGGCATTGTCGCTGGCCACTTTGACCCCAGCTTCCTTGCTGCTCTGCCCAACAGGTTATTTGGGATTATTAATAACAGTACCCTGATTGCGGTGCCATTATTTGTATTGATGGGCGTGCTGCTGGAAAAAAGTCGCTTAGCCGAAGAATTGCTGGGAAATATGGCCGCGTTATTTGGTCGCAGGCCCGGCGGCTTGGGCTTTTCCGTGATATTGGTGGGAATGTTGCTGGCCGCCAGCACCGGTATTGTTGGGGCCACCGTGGTTACCATGGGCTTGCTCTCACTGCCCACCATGTTGGCGAGGGGGTATGACAGCCGTTTGGCTACCGGGGCGATCTGCGCCACTGGCACCTTAGGCCAAATTATTCCTCCCTCGATTGCCTTGGTTTTGTTAGGGGATACCCTTTCTAGTGCCTACCAGCAAGCCCAGCTTGATATGGGGGTGTTTAGCCCAAAAACCCTGTCGGTGGGCGATCTTTTTATTGGTGCGCTGGTGCCAGGTTTTATTTTGGTGGGCCTTTATCTGGGCTATATGTTCTGGGTGTCGTTTCGTCAGCCTGAACGGGTGCCCCCGGCATCTGATCTCAATCCACCACCGCTATTCGATATCATCAAAGGGCTGTTGCCGCCGATATTACTGATCTTTACCGTGCTTGGCTCCATTTTGCTGGGCGCGGCGACACCCACCGAGGCGGCCGGGGTGGGTGCGCTGGGCGCAGCAATACTGGCGGTGGCAAAACGCCAGTTAAACTGGGCACGGCTTGCCGAGGTCAGCCGGGATACGCTGAAAGTGACCTGCATGGTCTTTATGATTTTGGTAGGGGCGGCGGTGTTTTCACTGGTGTTTAGAGGTTTTGGCGGTGATGAGCTGATCGAGGCCTTTTTTGCCGATTTACCCGGTGGGGTGGTGGCAGCCACCTTGATCGTTATGCTGGTCATTTTCCTGCTGGGTTTTATTCTCGATTTTATTGAGATTACCTTTGTTGTCGTGCCCATTGTGGGGCCAATATTGCTGGCGATGGGGGTGGACCCTATTTGGCTGGGCATTATGATTGCGTTAAACCTACAAACCTCATTTTTAACCCCGCCCTTTGGTTTCGCGCTGTTTTATTTGCGTGGGGTGGCGCCAGTCTCGGTGCGTACCAGCGATATATACCGGGGAGTTATTCCTTTTATTATCATGCAGTTGCTTATGTTGTTGGTGTTGGCCAAGTGGCCGCAATTGGCTACGTGGCTGCCCGCTTGGGTAAGGGGGTAA
- a CDS encoding TRAP transporter small permease subunit translates to MNSLKIIDCFTEGLGRTLAWLIPSMMIITAIVVVMRYGFQLGATGLQESVTYLHGAVFMLGAAYTLRHDGHVRVDILYRNFSPRNRAWVDCLGTLIFLLPLCGLILLSSWEFTLKSWSIREASVEPGGLPLVFLLKSLVPLMAITLALQGVLELVKNARVLICGEADPC, encoded by the coding sequence ATGAACAGCCTCAAAATAATAGACTGCTTTACTGAGGGTCTTGGACGTACGCTGGCTTGGTTAATTCCCTCAATGATGATTATTACCGCTATTGTTGTGGTGATGCGCTATGGCTTTCAGCTGGGGGCCACCGGGCTTCAGGAATCAGTCACTTACCTGCATGGCGCAGTATTTATGTTAGGCGCGGCTTACACCTTGCGTCACGATGGCCATGTACGAGTGGACATTCTCTACCGGAATTTTTCTCCCCGCAATCGGGCTTGGGTGGATTGTTTGGGTACTTTGATATTTTTACTGCCCCTTTGTGGGCTGATTTTGCTCAGTAGCTGGGAATTCACTCTTAAATCATGGTCGATCCGGGAGGCATCTGTTGAACCTGGCGGTTTGCCGCTGGTGTTTTTGCTGAAATCCCTTGTTCCGTTAATGGCGATTACCTTAGCACTGCAGGGCGTGTTGGAATTAGTTAAAAATGCCCGCGTTCTAATTTGCGGTGAGGCCGATCCATGTTAA
- a CDS encoding DUF4265 domain-containing protein, with product MSSDDFSATETRIELLAGIHPSNRQPIFEQVLVTPTDTEDQYKLLKSPLFVRGVAAQDVVSLQKASRGRFDVVSRSGVLALRVFFKSPDPDLETQLSAEMEKLGGSLDIQSERALAYSIHFGVGFSSIEGLISQWIGDKQVQWNYGNVYDPKTGEPLNWWQDMLNA from the coding sequence ATGAGTAGCGACGATTTTTCTGCCACAGAAACCCGTATCGAGTTGTTAGCTGGCATTCACCCCAGCAACCGCCAGCCCATTTTTGAGCAGGTATTGGTCACCCCCACCGACACAGAAGATCAGTACAAACTGCTGAAATCACCCTTATTTGTCCGCGGCGTGGCAGCCCAAGACGTCGTCTCCCTGCAGAAAGCCTCGCGGGGGCGCTTCGACGTGGTTTCCCGCAGTGGGGTTTTAGCGCTGCGCGTGTTTTTTAAATCTCCGGACCCAGACCTGGAAACCCAACTCAGCGCCGAAATGGAAAAACTAGGCGGCAGCTTAGATATTCAAAGCGAACGGGCGCTGGCCTATAGCATTCATTTTGGTGTGGGATTTAGCAGTATAGAAGGCCTCATCAGCCAATGGATTGGCGACAAGCAAGTGCAGTGGAACTATGGCAATGTCTACGACCCGAAAACTGGCGAGCCCCTAAACTGGTGGCAAGATATGCTCAACGCTTAA
- the yaaA gene encoding peroxide stress protein YaaA has translation MLIVISPAKTLDFETPSHVEAYSQPDFLKQSRQLIHQLQDLSPADISSLMNISSKLGELNHQRFMNWKTPFKPSNAKPAALAFRGDVYTGLDADNFDSSDFEFAQQHLRILSGLYGLLKPLDLIQAYRLEMGTKFKNDLGDNLYQFWGEELTNALNKQLKKVGPVLINLASKEYFSAVHPKALGAEVITPVFKDYKNGKYKIISFYAKKARGLLSAFIIKNRISDPEQIKGFDSEGYYFCPEQSTAREWVFLRDEVV, from the coding sequence ATGTTAATTGTAATATCCCCAGCCAAAACGCTGGATTTTGAAACGCCTTCCCATGTTGAGGCATATAGCCAACCGGATTTTCTGAAGCAATCCCGTCAGCTCATTCATCAGCTACAGGACTTAAGCCCCGCTGATATTTCCTCTTTAATGAACATCAGCAGTAAGCTTGGCGAGCTAAATCACCAGCGGTTTATGAATTGGAAAACACCGTTTAAACCCAGCAATGCCAAGCCCGCAGCGTTGGCCTTTCGGGGCGATGTTTATACTGGCCTGGATGCCGACAACTTTGACAGCAGCGACTTTGAGTTTGCCCAACAACACTTACGGATTCTCTCTGGCCTGTATGGCTTGCTCAAACCGCTAGATTTGATCCAAGCCTATCGACTAGAAATGGGGACCAAGTTCAAAAATGATCTCGGCGACAACCTCTATCAGTTTTGGGGAGAGGAGCTCACCAACGCCTTAAACAAACAGCTGAAAAAGGTGGGCCCCGTGTTGATTAACCTCGCCTCTAAAGAATATTTCTCCGCCGTACACCCTAAGGCCTTAGGGGCTGAGGTGATAACGCCGGTGTTTAAAGACTATAAAAACGGAAAATATAAAATCATTAGCTTTTACGCCAAAAAAGCCCGGGGCTTGCTCAGCGCCTTTATCATCAAAAACCGCATAAGTGACCCCGAGCAAATTAAGGGCTTTGATAGCGAGGGCTATTACTTCTGCCCCGAGCAATCCACTGCACGCGAATGGGTATTTCTGCGGGACGAAGTAGTGTAA
- a CDS encoding EVE domain-containing protein — MQYWLMKSEPDTFGIDDLKSRDKGTEHWDGVRNYQARNMMRDKMKKGDKVFFYHSACKVPGIAGIAKIVKESYPDHTAQNPESKYYDPKASGEDPRWFMVDVKFERKLKRLIPLSELKENPALEGMQLLKKGNRLSIMPVSEDEWRLILAME; from the coding sequence ATGCAGTACTGGCTGATGAAATCAGAACCGGATACCTTTGGTATTGATGATTTAAAATCTCGTGATAAAGGCACCGAGCACTGGGATGGGGTGCGTAATTATCAAGCGCGCAATATGATGCGAGATAAAATGAAGAAGGGCGACAAAGTCTTTTTTTATCACTCTGCTTGCAAAGTACCGGGTATTGCCGGTATCGCCAAAATAGTTAAAGAATCCTACCCTGACCACACCGCACAAAATCCGGAGTCTAAATATTACGATCCCAAGGCCAGTGGGGAGGATCCTCGCTGGTTTATGGTGGATGTGAAGTTTGAGCGCAAATTGAAGCGATTGATTCCCCTCAGCGAGCTAAAAGAAAATCCGGCACTAGAGGGGATGCAGCTGCTCAAGAAGGGGAATCGTTTATCCATTATGCCGGTTAGCGAAGATGAGTGGCGGCTTATTCTCGCGATGGAATAG